One stretch of Pedobacter riviphilus DNA includes these proteins:
- a CDS encoding Dps family protein, with protein MDAKEISLNEKEVKPVVDLLNDYLANYHIHYQKLRGCHWNIKGQNFFTLHVKFEELYTNAQLTIDEIAERVLTLGKAPHSRFADYIKESKIKEIDTIGLKDLDMVDAVLDDMAALIELERELLEATDAAGDDGSNDMVNRFMQFKEKNTWMLRSFAGKK; from the coding sequence ATGGACGCTAAAGAAATAAGCTTAAACGAAAAAGAGGTTAAACCAGTTGTAGATCTGTTAAATGATTATTTGGCAAATTATCATATTCATTATCAAAAATTAAGAGGTTGCCACTGGAATATTAAAGGACAGAACTTTTTTACTTTACATGTTAAGTTTGAAGAATTATATACCAATGCACAACTAACTATCGATGAGATAGCTGAGCGCGTATTAACCTTGGGTAAAGCACCGCATAGCCGTTTTGCTGATTATATTAAAGAATCTAAAATTAAAGAGATTGACACGATTGGACTGAAAGACCTTGATATGGTAGATGCGGTTTTGGATGATATGGCCGCATTGATCGAATTGGAAAGAGAACTTTTAGAAGCTACAGATGCGGCCGGAGACGATGGCTCTAACGATATGGTTAACCGTTTCATGCAGTTTAAAGAGAAAAATACCTGGATGTTACGTTCTTTCGCAGGGAAAAAGTAA
- a CDS encoding UbiD family decarboxylase has product MAYKSLAECVSDLEKHGHLIRIKEEVDPYLEMAAIHLRVYENKGPAILFEKIKGSPFPAVSNLFGTLERSKFIFRDTLPKVQQLVSLRNDPIKALKNPFKYAGSAMSALSALPLKTSSAKNKFLKTSISQLPQIVNWPMDGGPFVTMPQVYTEDVDKPGVLNANLGMYRIQLAGNDYIQDQEIGLHYQIHRGIGVHQSKANALGKPLKVSIFVGGPPSHPLAAVMPLPEGLSEMTFAGALGDRRFRYFYDDEGFCISADADFIITGTVYPNENKPEGPFGDHLGYYSLTHPFPLMKVHHVYHKKDAIWSFTVVGRPPQEDTSFGALIHEITGSAIPQEIHGLKEVHAVDAAGVHPLLFAIGSERYTPYLKVRRPQEILTIANHILGKNQLSLAKYLFIAAKEDDQHLSTHHIEAFLTHILERIDLTRDVHFYTNTTIDTLDYSGDGLNSGSKVVIAAAGDKQRELWDKHPEGLKLSDGFYQPKIAIPGVLVLESDKYLNPEKTAAEIALLNMALMDQDLSGLPLIILADDAEFTAANIDNLVWVAFTRSNPAADIYGINDFTINKHWGCKGSLIIDARKKPHHAPELIKDPDIEKKLDALAQEGGSLHGII; this is encoded by the coding sequence ATGGCATACAAAAGTTTAGCAGAATGCGTATCCGATCTCGAAAAGCACGGTCATTTAATCAGGATAAAAGAAGAAGTAGATCCCTATTTAGAAATGGCAGCCATCCATTTAAGGGTTTACGAAAATAAAGGGCCAGCTATTTTATTTGAAAAAATTAAAGGAAGTCCTTTTCCTGCAGTTTCGAATTTATTTGGAACCTTAGAAAGATCGAAGTTTATTTTTAGAGATACCTTACCAAAAGTACAACAGCTGGTATCGTTAAGAAATGATCCCATAAAAGCATTAAAAAATCCATTTAAATATGCAGGTTCGGCAATGTCGGCTTTATCGGCCTTGCCACTTAAAACATCTTCGGCAAAAAATAAGTTTTTAAAAACAAGTATCAGTCAGTTACCACAGATTGTAAACTGGCCTATGGATGGAGGACCTTTTGTTACCATGCCCCAGGTGTATACGGAAGATGTAGACAAGCCGGGCGTACTAAATGCCAATTTGGGTATGTACCGGATCCAGCTGGCCGGTAACGATTATATTCAGGATCAGGAGATTGGCTTGCACTATCAGATTCATAGGGGGATTGGGGTACACCAATCTAAAGCCAACGCACTAGGTAAACCCTTAAAAGTGAGTATCTTCGTTGGCGGACCTCCATCGCATCCTTTAGCTGCAGTAATGCCGTTACCTGAAGGTTTATCTGAAATGACTTTTGCTGGTGCTTTGGGCGATAGGCGCTTCCGTTATTTTTACGATGATGAAGGTTTTTGTATTTCTGCAGATGCCGATTTTATCATCACGGGCACCGTTTATCCAAACGAAAATAAACCAGAAGGGCCTTTTGGCGATCACCTGGGGTATTACAGTTTAACACATCCTTTCCCTTTGATGAAGGTACACCATGTATACCATAAAAAGGACGCTATTTGGTCGTTTACGGTTGTTGGCCGCCCACCGCAGGAGGATACCAGTTTTGGGGCTTTAATCCATGAGATTACCGGTTCTGCCATTCCGCAAGAAATACATGGTTTAAAAGAAGTTCATGCGGTTGATGCAGCTGGCGTTCACCCTTTGCTTTTCGCCATTGGTAGCGAACGTTATACACCTTATTTAAAAGTGCGCAGGCCTCAGGAAATTTTAACCATAGCCAATCACATACTGGGAAAAAACCAATTGAGTTTAGCCAAATATCTGTTTATCGCTGCCAAAGAGGATGACCAGCATTTAAGCACGCACCATATTGAAGCCTTTCTTACCCATATTTTAGAGCGGATCGATTTAACAAGGGATGTTCATTTTTATACCAATACCACGATTGATACGCTTGATTATAGTGGTGATGGATTAAACAGTGGATCGAAAGTTGTAATTGCTGCGGCAGGGGATAAGCAGCGCGAACTATGGGATAAGCATCCTGAAGGACTGAAACTGAGCGACGGATTTTACCAACCCAAAATAGCCATTCCAGGGGTTTTAGTTTTAGAAAGTGACAAATATTTAAACCCGGAGAAAACAGCCGCAGAAATTGCTTTGTTGAATATGGCTTTAATGGATCAGGATTTATCTGGCCTGCCTTTAATTATATTGGCTGATGATGCAGAATTTACAGCGGCCAATATTGATAATCTGGTTTGGGTAGCTTTTACAAGGAGTAATCCGGCAGCCGATATTTATGGAATCAACGATTTTACCATTAATAAACATTGGGGATGTAAAGGTTCGTTGATTATTGATGCAAGGAAAAAGCCCCACCACGCGCCTGAATTGATCAAAGACCCTGACATTGAAAAAAAACTGGATGCTTTGGCTCAAGAGGGTGGAAGCCTGCATGGAATAATTTAG
- a CDS encoding OmpP1/FadL family transporter, whose amino-acid sequence MKKYILASLVATVAAIGTSYAQSYAPDAFRFSQTNYGSSARFKGMGGAQVGVGGDVGSINANPAGLGLFTKSEFILTPEFNSVSNNSAYLGNNTKANKNQINLNNIGVVFYSPAARVKGADVNKGLVSTVFGLSYTRNNDFLNNINYGGINTNSSIRDSYVDQANNYGVDNSIAGDAYKSYLINKNTPTFPNQFSAEPYNNANFNQNWDEARLGSTSEFNVAGALNFGNKVYIGATASFVNVKYTSDATFTESGIVNSYNDGDALPTYNGNENYSLTHFRNQETKGGGFNLKLGAIFRPVSELRIGLNFQTPTWMNIEDNTSETLQATTAGNANTPPTKSNNPTQYYSFTYNLRTPLKASAGISYVIAGTALISADVDYVDYASMRFSDSNGSDRKTISDNNAFIKASYKEAINYRVGAEVKVTNEFSLRAGYGVNGNGVKGGDNKFYQGQYYTGGLGYRIDNYYFDLAYQNYKTNFSSSPYLLDDYSEPVADVKSNRNNVFLTFGVRF is encoded by the coding sequence ATGAAAAAATATATTTTAGCTTCACTAGTAGCTACAGTAGCCGCTATAGGAACGTCGTATGCCCAAAGTTATGCACCAGATGCATTCCGGTTCTCACAAACCAATTATGGTAGCTCTGCCCGATTTAAAGGAATGGGCGGTGCACAGGTTGGCGTTGGTGGTGATGTCGGCTCAATTAACGCGAACCCTGCCGGATTAGGTTTGTTTACTAAATCAGAATTTATTCTTACACCAGAGTTTAATTCAGTTTCTAATAATAGTGCCTATTTAGGCAATAATACAAAAGCAAATAAAAACCAGATTAACCTGAATAACATTGGTGTTGTATTTTACAGCCCAGCGGCAAGAGTAAAAGGTGCTGATGTAAATAAAGGATTAGTAAGTACCGTTTTCGGATTGAGCTATACCCGTAACAACGATTTTTTAAATAATATTAACTATGGTGGCATCAACACAAACAGCTCTATCAGAGACTCTTACGTGGATCAGGCTAACAATTATGGAGTTGATAACAGCATTGCAGGTGATGCTTATAAAAGTTATTTGATCAATAAAAACACTCCTACTTTTCCAAATCAGTTTTCTGCAGAACCTTATAACAATGCTAATTTTAATCAAAACTGGGATGAAGCACGTCTAGGTTCTACATCAGAATTTAACGTTGCGGGTGCATTGAACTTTGGTAACAAAGTTTACATTGGCGCAACAGCCAGTTTTGTAAACGTGAAATATACAAGCGATGCTACTTTCACGGAATCAGGTATTGTTAACTCATATAATGATGGGGATGCCTTACCTACATACAATGGAAACGAAAATTATAGCCTTACCCATTTTAGAAACCAGGAAACCAAAGGCGGCGGTTTTAATTTAAAATTGGGTGCTATTTTTAGACCGGTGAGCGAACTGAGAATCGGTTTAAATTTCCAGACGCCAACCTGGATGAATATTGAAGATAATACCAGCGAAACCTTACAGGCTACTACTGCAGGAAATGCCAATACCCCTCCTACCAAATCAAATAATCCTACTCAGTATTATTCATTCACTTATAATCTGCGTACGCCTTTAAAAGCTTCAGCGGGTATCAGTTATGTAATTGCTGGTACTGCATTAATCTCAGCTGATGTAGATTATGTAGATTATGCCTCTATGCGCTTTTCTGATTCTAACGGATCTGACCGTAAAACCATTAGTGATAATAATGCTTTTATTAAAGCATCTTATAAGGAAGCGATTAATTATAGAGTAGGTGCTGAAGTAAAAGTAACAAACGAATTTAGCTTACGTGCTGGTTATGGCGTAAATGGAAACGGTGTTAAAGGTGGCGATAATAAATTTTACCAAGGCCAATATTATACTGGCGGACTTGGCTATCGCATCGACAACTATTACTTCGATTTAGCATATCAGAATTACAAAACAAACTTCAGCTCTAGCCCTTATTTATTAGACGATTATTCAGAACCTGTTGCGGATGTTAAAAGCAATAGAAATAATGTATTCTTAACTTTTGGTGTAAGATTTTAG
- the proS gene encoding proline--tRNA ligase, translating into MSKEITSREADYSQWYNDIVLKADLAEHSAVRGCMVIKPNGYAIWEKMQAVLDKMFKDTGHQNAYFPLFIPKSFFSKEASHVEGFATECAVVTHYRLKNDGNGNIVVDETAKLEEELIVRPTSETIIWNTYKGWIQSYRDLPILINQWANVVRWEMRTRLFLRTAEFLWQEGHTAHATAEEAIEETERMLHIYADFAENWLAVPVIRGRKSPNERFAGALDTYCIEALMQDGKALQAGTSHFLGQNFAKAFDVKFTGKDGKLDHVWATSWGVSTRLMGALIMAHSDDSGLIIPPKLAPIQVVIVPIYKGDEDLTKISTYVNELTMRLKGMGVSVKYDDRDTQRPGFKFADYELKGVPIRIAIGGRDLENKTVEIARRDTKVKQTVPQEGLDIYIIKLLEDIQQSMFNKALAYRDEHITEANSYEEFQELLDTKAGFISAHWDGTPETEQKIKEETKATIRCIPLNNKLEDGVCIYSGKPSIQRVLFARAY; encoded by the coding sequence ATGAGCAAAGAAATTACAAGTAGAGAAGCAGATTATTCCCAGTGGTATAATGATATTGTGTTAAAAGCAGATTTAGCAGAGCACTCTGCAGTGCGTGGCTGTATGGTTATAAAGCCAAATGGTTATGCTATATGGGAAAAAATGCAAGCTGTTTTAGATAAGATGTTTAAGGATACAGGGCATCAGAATGCCTATTTTCCATTATTCATCCCAAAGTCATTTTTCTCTAAAGAAGCTTCTCATGTTGAGGGTTTTGCGACAGAATGTGCAGTAGTAACGCATTACCGGTTAAAAAATGATGGGAATGGAAATATTGTGGTTGATGAAACTGCAAAATTGGAAGAGGAATTAATAGTTCGTCCAACATCCGAAACCATTATTTGGAATACCTATAAAGGTTGGATCCAATCGTACCGTGATTTGCCAATACTGATCAATCAATGGGCAAATGTGGTAAGATGGGAAATGCGTACGAGGTTGTTTCTGCGTACAGCCGAATTTTTGTGGCAGGAAGGGCATACTGCACATGCTACAGCAGAAGAGGCGATTGAGGAAACAGAACGTATGTTGCATATTTATGCCGATTTTGCCGAAAATTGGTTAGCAGTTCCGGTAATCAGAGGCCGTAAATCGCCGAATGAACGTTTTGCCGGTGCTTTAGATACTTATTGTATTGAGGCCTTAATGCAGGATGGTAAAGCTTTACAGGCAGGTACATCTCACTTTTTGGGTCAGAATTTTGCCAAAGCTTTTGATGTTAAGTTTACAGGTAAAGATGGGAAATTAGATCATGTATGGGCTACTTCGTGGGGTGTTTCTACACGCTTAATGGGGGCTTTGATTATGGCGCACAGCGATGATTCAGGATTGATTATTCCACCGAAATTAGCACCAATCCAGGTCGTTATTGTTCCAATTTATAAAGGAGATGAAGATTTAACCAAAATATCAACTTATGTAAATGAATTAACCATGCGTTTAAAAGGCATGGGGGTTTCTGTGAAATATGATGATAGAGATACACAGCGCCCTGGATTTAAGTTTGCAGATTATGAGTTGAAAGGTGTGCCAATCCGTATTGCCATTGGTGGCCGTGATTTGGAAAATAAAACGGTAGAAATTGCCCGTAGAGATACAAAAGTGAAACAGACTGTACCTCAGGAAGGCTTGGATATTTACATCATCAAGCTATTGGAAGATATTCAGCAAAGCATGTTCAATAAAGCTTTGGCTTATCGTGATGAGCATATTACTGAAGCCAACAGTTACGAAGAGTTTCAGGAATTGTTAGATACCAAAGCCGGTTTTATTTCTGCACATTGGGATGGAACGCCAGAAACGGAGCAAAAAATAAAGGAAGAAACGAAAGCGACTATACGTTGTATTCCGTTAAATAATAAATTGGAAGATGGTGTTTGTATTTATTCAGGAAAACCATCTATACAAAGAGTACTCTTTGCCAGAGCGTATTAA
- a CDS encoding TIGR02757 family protein, translating to MQFLELKNFLDSKVEQYNQPNFIANDPVCIPHLFEKKQDIEISGFFAAVLAWGQRKTIINKCKELLGRMDNAPYDFVVNHTDTDLKRLLNFKHRTFNDTDLLYFISFFKQHYQNFDSLEQAFVPKQNVFRSEYLEVSAAKTEISYTSELCYAAALNFSIEQALNHFRQYFFSLEDFPHRTKKHISSPKQKSTCKRLNMFLRWMVRVDQNGVDFGIWNTLQPKDLICPCDVHVDRVGRLLGLINRKQTDWLTAIELTDNLKQFDPSDPVKYDFALFGLGVEKLF from the coding sequence ATGCAGTTTTTGGAGTTAAAGAATTTTCTGGATAGTAAAGTTGAACAATATAATCAGCCAAATTTTATAGCAAACGATCCGGTTTGTATTCCGCATCTTTTTGAAAAAAAACAGGATATAGAAATTTCGGGCTTTTTTGCAGCGGTTTTAGCCTGGGGCCAGCGGAAAACAATTATTAATAAATGTAAGGAACTGTTGGGGCGTATGGATAATGCGCCTTATGATTTTGTTGTTAATCATACCGATACCGATTTAAAACGGCTGCTGAATTTTAAACACCGTACATTTAACGATACCGATTTACTTTATTTTATTTCGTTTTTTAAACAGCATTATCAAAACTTCGATAGTTTGGAGCAGGCATTTGTACCAAAACAAAATGTCTTTAGGTCAGAATATTTAGAAGTATCAGCGGCAAAAACTGAAATAAGCTACACTTCTGAGCTATGTTATGCTGCTGCGCTTAATTTCTCGATAGAGCAAGCCCTGAACCATTTCAGACAATATTTTTTCTCCTTGGAAGATTTTCCTCACCGGACGAAGAAACACATTTCCTCGCCAAAGCAAAAATCTACCTGTAAGCGTTTAAATATGTTTTTGCGATGGATGGTTAGGGTAGATCAAAATGGTGTCGATTTTGGTATCTGGAATACGCTTCAGCCAAAAGATTTAATCTGTCCCTGTGATGTACATGTAGATAGGGTAGGGCGACTGCTCGGACTGATTAACAGAAAACAGACTGATTGGTTGACTGCAATTGAATTAACGGACAATCTGAAACAGTTCGATCCTTCAGATCCGGTGAAGTATGATTTTGCACTATTTGGATTAGGGGTAGAAAAGTTATTTTAA
- a CDS encoding Crp/Fnr family transcriptional regulator, which translates to MIAVNLSDGDRWKKYNDFSPLISVFKKFHPLNNEIEKRINQHTFPISYKKNKYLVSPVDRNKFLFLIVKGVVRGFIKDGDNEITTWIAKENEVVGTIRNLWIDGESDEYLQALEDVDLVAIPHVLSEYLYENFPEANIVGRKMMELYYRSAEERAYLCRISSAEKRYKRFLISFPDLINRVSLKYIASFLAIRLETLSRIRAKI; encoded by the coding sequence ATGATCGCAGTTAATTTATCTGATGGAGATAGGTGGAAGAAATACAACGATTTTTCTCCACTAATCTCAGTTTTTAAGAAATTCCATCCGCTTAATAATGAAATAGAAAAGCGGATTAACCAGCATACCTTTCCAATTAGCTACAAAAAAAATAAATATCTGGTTTCACCAGTAGACCGTAACAAGTTCCTTTTTTTAATTGTTAAAGGTGTAGTTAGGGGTTTTATTAAGGATGGAGATAACGAGATTACCACATGGATCGCCAAAGAGAATGAAGTTGTAGGCACTATACGTAATTTGTGGATAGATGGCGAATCGGATGAGTATTTACAGGCATTAGAAGATGTTGATTTAGTTGCTATCCCACATGTATTATCAGAATATCTTTACGAAAATTTTCCTGAAGCCAATATTGTTGGCAGAAAGATGATGGAATTATATTATCGTTCGGCAGAGGAACGTGCTTATCTTTGCCGGATTTCATCTGCCGAGAAAAGATATAAACGTTTTTTAATCTCATTTCCTGATTTGATTAACCGTGTTTCTTTAAAATACATTGCTTCTTTTTTAGCCATCCGACTTGAAACATTGAGTAGGATCAGGGCTAAGATTTAA
- a CDS encoding type IX secretion system membrane protein PorP/SprF, whose product MFLLSEDFQAKPTFLLKYGLGGPTSLDLNAFLMIEDFIWLDCSYQTGVKLYDKNYLQHDLTSWNAVVGAVHIFSSEKLRIGLWYGFSIDPLEGNNSGKHEIFFPYRSLNQRSD is encoded by the coding sequence TTGTTTCTGCTTTCTGAAGATTTTCAGGCTAAACCTACTTTCCTGTTAAAATACGGCCTGGGAGGCCCGACGAGCTTGGATCTGAATGCATTTTTGATGATCGAAGATTTTATCTGGCTTGACTGTTCCTACCAGACAGGAGTAAAGCTGTATGATAAAAACTATTTGCAACATGATCTTACATCCTGGAACGCTGTTGTAGGAGCAGTACATATTTTTTCATCAGAAAAACTCAGAATTGGTTTATGGTACGGTTTTTCAATTGACCCGCTAGAGGGCAATAACAGCGGCAAACATGAGATTTTCTTTCCATACCGTTCATTAAACCAAAGATCAGATTAG
- a CDS encoding response regulator, producing MKTKNAVSTFTVLIADDHEIIRRGLKGLISDFWPGVEIIHAASLEQALVETEKSPSLIIIDVNLPGGNNLKVIDQIKLVQPNAKILVFSSLNENIYAVPYLKSGASGYLTKNAEESEIVTAITTILAGSRYSSRNVKENMFNSILGNDADNPFTKLSGRELEVAELLTKGIGVLEISNQLNLQMGTVSTYKLRLFQKLKIKSIIELAEKMSIYER from the coding sequence ATGAAAACAAAAAATGCCGTAAGTACTTTTACTGTGCTCATCGCTGATGATCACGAGATCATCCGTCGTGGATTAAAAGGTTTAATATCAGACTTTTGGCCTGGTGTTGAAATCATTCATGCAGCTAGCTTAGAGCAGGCGCTTGTGGAAACAGAAAAATCACCAAGTTTAATCATCATTGACGTGAATTTGCCCGGAGGTAACAATCTTAAGGTAATCGACCAAATTAAATTGGTTCAGCCGAATGCGAAAATCCTGGTATTTTCATCTTTGAATGAAAACATTTATGCTGTTCCGTATTTAAAGTCTGGTGCATCGGGTTACTTAACCAAAAATGCAGAAGAATCAGAAATTGTAACCGCCATTACAACCATTTTAGCAGGCAGTCGCTATTCGAGCAGAAATGTTAAGGAAAACATGTTCAACAGCATATTGGGGAACGATGCCGATAATCCTTTTACCAAACTTTCGGGTAGAGAATTAGAAGTAGCAGAATTATTAACTAAGGGGATTGGAGTATTAGAAATTTCTAATCAGCTAAATCTTCAAATGGGAACAGTAAGTACTTATAAATTGAGGCTTTTTCAAAAGCTGAAAATAAAAAGTATTATAGAACTAGCTGAAAAGATGAGTATCTATGAAAGATAA